A region from the Aegilops tauschii subsp. strangulata cultivar AL8/78 chromosome 5, Aet v6.0, whole genome shotgun sequence genome encodes:
- the LOC109752000 gene encoding protein FAR1-RELATED SEQUENCE 5-like: MALAIPYAFKNTVHKLCRWHIMKKYREHLAYLYNLHEDFKDEFTSILNWPLMPTEFEAAWKRLMDKYNLHDDATMVAMWKECERWISAYYKEIFCTKMTSKQQSESMNYVLKRNFVSERQNLHRFVSQVNSCVKTRTQAENQETMGNRKEQNTLTFYGFDTQMAKLYSRAVYNEIRKRLKLSTLFTATETEEPTKYPVRYNKPQKLSAWAQHAFQVVADPVGEIYDCECKLWDHTGIFCVHVLCMMQTIKADSVPEKYILRRYTKRPNIQPTFNRNDLREVASNKASQYCIESTLLQQNMRVHRKSLRSQEQMARSRIVMDKLEQELDAMHSAENGGVADNGAIEQDIATILSEMNHLGAIDPFDNEEDEQQQPELAHVHTQEQQHNHVQDHELDGAVGE, encoded by the exons ATGGCTTTGGCGATCCCATATGCTTTCAAGAACACAGTACACAAGCTGTGCCGCTGGCACATTATGAAGAAGTACAGGGAACACCTCGCATACCTGTACAACCTGCACGAAGACTTTAAGGATGAATTCACATCAATCCTCAACTGGCCCCTCATGCCAACTGAGTTTGAGGCTGCCTGGAAAAGACTCATGGATAAGTACAACCTCCATGATGATGCCACGATGGTGGCCATGTGGAAAGAGTGTGAGAGATGGATATCAGCCTACTACAAAGAAATTTTCTGCACCAAAATGACATCGAAACAACAAAGTGAGAGCATGAACTATGTGCTCAAGAGGAACTTCGTAAGTGAGAGACAAAACCTCCACCGGTTTGTCAGCCAGGTAAACTCCTGCGTCAAAACTAGGACGCAGGCAGAGAACCAGGAGACAATGGGTAACCGG AAGGAACAAAACACGCTGACCTTCTATGGGTTTGACACCCAGATGGCAAAGCTTTACTCACGAGCTGTGTACAACGAGATCAGAAAAAGGCTAAAACTGAGCACACTCTTCACGGCGACAGAGACGGAAGAGCCCACAAAGTACCCCGTGCGCTACAACAAGCCACAAAAACTGTCTGCGTGGGCTCAGCACGCGTTCCAGGTGGTTGCAGACCCCGTGGGAGAAATATATGACTGCGAGTGCAAGCTATGGGACCACACAG GTATTTTCTGTGTGCATGTCCTGTGCATGATGCAGACAATCAAGGCTGACAGCGTTCCAGAGAAATACATCCTCAGGAGATACACCAAACGCCCGAACATCCAGCCAACATTCAACAGAAATGACTTGAGGGAAGTAGCGTCAAACAAGGCCTCCCAATACTGCATTGAAAGCACACTGCTGCAGCAGAACATGAGGGTGCACAGAAAAAGCTTGAGAAGCCAAGAGCAAATGGCGAGGTCACGGATCGTCATGGACAAACTTGAACAAGAACTCGACGCCATGCATTCTGCTGAAAACGGAGGTGTCGCGGACAATGGAGCCATTGAGCAGGATATTGCTACAATCTTATCCGAGATGAACCATCTGGGAGCTATTGACCCATTCGACAATGAGGAAGATGAGCAACAGCAACCAGAGCTTGCCCATGTGCACACTCAAGAGCAGCAACATAATCACGTGCAAGATCATGAGCTTGATGGTGCTGTAGGCGAATGA